GTACACTGAACTCGAGAATCCGGATCAACCATTAATTAATGTTGAAGTTGTTGCTCATGTTACGAGGCCGGAGATCAGATCCAGTGACGTAAAACCCTGCAAAATGCACTGTTATAGAACAAACAAGCTACTATTTTCTTGATTCCAGATTCAgtaatttcataaaatatatgGTTACTTAACATGTTCTCTCTTTCTGTATTATCCATGAAGCAGGTATCAAATACATTTTATTTCACATTCAGCGTCCGGCCAGAGGCAAAGGCCACAAAGAATGGATTTAAGATCCGAAATGTAGTTCCTGCAACAGAGGAAGAAGCACGGCGTATTCTAGAACGCATGGATGCTGAGATGCCACAGCAAAACCAGTGAAGCTGGGGCAGATCAACACCATCTTCTAGCATAAGCAATTTGATGGTATCAGTCAAATGTTAAAGATTCTTTGTAACATTAGAAACATAAATTATTGCAGCCTGTTAAATTTTGCAGGCATGAACCTGATGAATGTATCATTCCCCTTGAAATAAATCAGCACACTGCCTCCTTTTGTTTCCCCAAGAAAATTTCCTCTCGTATATTATAGATTATATAGAACAAAACTGTTCTGAATTGTACATGGATTTATACAGATATGAAAAtaagaatataaataaatatttgcgACCTTACATTGCAGGACAAGCCATACAAGCTTCATGCAAAACCTAAACCACCCAATTTTGGTAGCTTCTATCTTACAGCTTCAGCAAACAACTAAGGTGATGCAGTCTCATCATCAGAACCAGAACCATACCGTGGTCTGCCCTGAAATCCAGCAAAAGCTTGGGACATCATTGGATTCACTGGAACTGGGAACACTGGTTGCATCATTGGATTCACTGGGACTGGGAATTTATGGGCAGAACTAACAACAGTTCGTTCATTTATCATCCCAACTTCCTTGCAGACCCGTTCGAGAACCGTAAGGAAATCCCTCACCACCATAAAGATTCTAAATGGGTGGGCCTCTTCTTTTGTTGAGTTCCCATGGAAGTATTCAGTAATCTCCTTTACCAGAGATAAGGCCACACTTTCATGGGCTTGAATCCTTATAATCTCTTCCTCGGCCATTTTCATGAACTTGTTCATTGATTCGGAAAACTTCTCCAGGCTCTCATCCAATGCCATTTTTTCATTTAATCTTAGAACGTTGCTGATGTTTTCAATGCCTCTAGAAAGCTTCAAGACATCGCTGTTAAGTACCTCGGAATCCATTGCTGCAGCTTTCTTCACATTGGTGAGCTCTGAACTGAGACTAGAAACAACTTGTAAACCGAGCTTCCTACACCGAGCATCTTCGTTTACAGTGGAGCTTTGAGTTTGGTCAGCATCGGAAAGACGAGCACCCTCAGTTCTTATGATTTCTTGTACAACAAAATGCAGGAGTGTGGTCTTCCCATCCGCACCCTTCACATCAACAAGCTTAAGGAGTGTATCAAGTTTGAAGGCATGGGCATCACCACGGTTTGTCCCGACATTCATGCGGTTCCCAGTCTTGAGCACAGCCTCTAGAAGCTTCAAAAACATCCTACTGGTTCTCAATTCCTCGCAAGCATTCTGTAAAAAGGACAAACCAACAGGATACGGCTTAATACAATTGATAATAAAGCAACAACACAGGTTTTGTTGGTCTACGTTAAATCTACAAAATGAAAACAAAGCATATGACTCATCTTAAAAGCAAATGATCATGTTAGTGAACTCGGACACATGCATTTTTTAGACCATTGAAATGGTTACTATATTCAACATATTACAAGAACACATGTAGTTGTACCCAAAAAAACCATATTACAAGAATATTCTTCTTGTTCACATTCTTAGGCAAGCTTATAGACAAAAACCAAGCTGTCAGGTATGAACTAACCTAAAGTCAAGGCACATTTAATTAGTCATTCATATTTTACTTTGAAGAGAAACATGTGATAAAGACTGAATAGTCAAATAGATAGCTGTAATGTTTGGTGTTGAAATTTCTAAACCGATGAAGGATATGGTAGTTGAAtgagtattcacattttaatacaaGCATAAACAAGGAACCAAGAAAAGCTGAAAGAAAACGAGGAAGAAATCGAGAAAATGCGGAGCAGACAGAGATGGAGTTGGTGAAAATTACCTCTAGAGTTTGGAAAGATTTTTTAAGGTATTCAACTTCAGACTCGAAGTTAGCTATGTAGAGCATTGCATCCACCCTTTTGAACGCAAAGGGTATATCAAGAACTGCTTTTAAAAACTTCTCAGCTGGCCCAAGCTTGACTGGTGAATCATCTTTGTAGTCCTTCAACTTGCGTTCTTCTTCCTTGGTCGGAGCCATTTTCAATAAACTTTCAAGAAGTTCAGTGCCGAGTGTCTCAGCATTACCTGTACCATCATAGATGAGATTTTTAGTGCCCATACATAATAACTCCAAATATGGGAAACCATATGGCCAGTCATGGCAAGGATATTAAAGCTCAACAAATATCATTTATAGGCAATACAAACTCAGACTATTGGTTCCCAAAAATATGAATTTCACTTATGGTCTTGTATGATACTAACTAATTCCAAAAATATAAGCCCATATTCAAATCTAGTGAGAATATTTCTTCAGTATACTCAAAGGTAATCTCAGAGTTGGATTCATTCAAAACAGCCAACCATTTAAGTTGGGATCATCAGTTAAGCATAGTGATGCaaattatcaaaaacctttttcaaTCGTAGAAAGACAAACAAAGGATTCTTCAATGGTTTGCACCATAACAatggtaaaaatgtaaattttatatACCTTAAACGGGAACATGCTTCAAAAGTAGCATCTAAATTTGAACTACTGTGAATTGTTAAACACAGGTCCAAAGTCGTAACAAACTACTCAGTTCAGTGACAATTTCAGCAGAAAACTTTCATTAAGTAATGTTCAAGGAATATAAGGTCAAATGAATACCAATTCCATATCCAACAGACCAGCTTAATGACCTTTGTGCAAGTTATGGACATTTTTAAGTCTTAAAATCAACAAAACTTGAACCACAATTGCAATCAATAAACCAAAAAGTTATAAGTGATGTTTCCTAAATGGCAATTTCATTACCTTCTAAAAGGGCTTCACAAACTTCCTCGACGGTCACATTGAGTGCCCTCAACAAAATTGCTATGTTTTGTGCCTTTTTGGGATCCAACACTCTGTTATCTTGGTTTGGTGAAGGAAGAACAGAACGTGGAGTTGCTTGCTTTGGTTTAGGATTCGGTGTTTTTGCGACAAATAGTGTTTCAATCATCTCCTCATTCAACCTGCAGAAGCCAAACTCTTAGAAAGTATTCAAGCAAGGAATAGAACCATGTGAAGAAAACCTTAATTCAACTAAAACTAAAAGATCTGACAAGAACCCCATAGTTTACAATTAACTAGAGGTTGAAATCATACTTGAATGAGCTTGATCTGAGGTGATCCCACACCATTTCACGATCAGAGCTGGCTCGTACTTTATCCCAATGTAAAGGCTTTAACTTGGGTTTTGAAGCCTCCTCCGAATCCTCTTCCTCCACTGCCTCCACTGCCTCGGACTCAGACCTTGTAGGCAACTCGACTTGAGAAATACTAAGTGGGTTGTGTGTCATAAAAGGCATCGAAGGGGGCACAAGAGGAGGCGGCTTCGATATCTGTTTTACTATAGATGCTGATGGAAGTGGTTTCTCCCAGAGCCGTCGTTGCTTCGGAGGAGGCGGAGGAGGAGGAGGTGGCGGCGGCGGCGGTGGAGTCAACATAGGCTTCTCTAAATCTCCGCTAACTCTTACAGGAGATGCATCAGGACTATTCTCCGAATCTCTTCTTAGTGATGAAGAAGCTGAAGATGAGAACGAAGAGCTCCTATTGTAATCCCAAAAAGCAACCACTAATGGTGACTTCTTTGGGCTTTTCCCGAAACTTCCATCCGATGATGATGAAGCCGGTGATAGTAAAGGAGACCGCTCATTCTCATTTTCATTCAAAGCCCTTTCCGGTGATGTTGAGGCTGATGACATTGAAGGATACCTAACAATTGGATTCAAATCACTAACCATTCTTGGAAATTCACTCGGATTATTTACCATGTTCTTCTCAGGAGAAGCCGAAGCTGAACGAACTGATGGGGACCTTGTTCGGTTTCGACCCATATCATTAACCGGAGATCCTTTGGCTGATGAACTAGTTGCAGCTGAAGCTGAAATCGATGGAGTCCCCATATTTCGAACCAaatccttgaaatttctaatcgATGCATCTAGTTTCTCGATCAACGTTCTATTTGGCGAAGTAGCAGCCGAAGACAGTGATGGTGATCCATTGTTTCGATCGGAAACATGTGAATCTGGGTTCGGGATCGACATCGGAGACAACGAAGGAGATCGCAATCTTCGGCCATCTGATTTTTCCCTCTCCGGTGACGTTAAAGTTGAAGACGACGAGGGAGATCGTACATTTCCATTGGACGCATTGAGAAGTCGTGGCGAATCAGCTGAAATCCTCCCCGGAGATGAAGAAGGTTGAACTTGCTCGAGTTCTGGAGATTTCGGGTCAGATCTTACCGGACTCGAACTAACCGGCGGAGAAATACTAAGTGAATGAGACCCGCCGGAGGAACTTGAACTCGAAGACGAACATGAAGTACTTGTAGACTCAATGTTTTTTACTGCAATCGTCGCGAATACTCTTCTTGACCCGGATCCGTTTCGACTAGGACTATCTCGGCCATCGAGAGATCCTCTTGGTGAAtaaaaatcctcttcttcttcagcAACCGACTCAACTTCACCGGCTCGAAAGTTCCGACCGGTGCTCTGTCGAGACAACGGCGGTAACGGCTGGAGCTCCGGGGAATCCATTTTCCTCGGATCAAACCTAGCATTGGCCGGCGAATTATTGGAGCCGTCTCCGATCCCGCCTCGGGAATTTACCAACGTACCCAAATAAAGCAACTCGGAACTAGTGGCGGAAGTTGTCCTCAGCTTACGAGCATTATGAACATTGTTGCTGGGGTACAACCTGCTACTATTGTTGGACGTTAAGGTCTTGTTATCGTCGACGAAACTACGTTTCTGCTTGCGGCGGCGGCAGTAGAAGAAGAGGAGAAAAGCAGAGACGACGAAAGCGGAAACGGCGGCGACAATGGCAAGGATGAGGAGAGTGCGGGAGCTGTGGTTGGGAGAGGGAGCGTGAGGGATGTCAAGGGAGGAAATGTTGGCGGGGAAAGAAGCCAAGGAGGAAGGAGAAGGAGGAGGGGGAGATGAAGAGAAAGAGGGGAAGAAAGGAGAGTCGGGAGGAGGAGAAGTGGAAGAAAAAGGCGGAGGAGAAGGCGGAGGAGGAGGATCAGACGGCGGAGTAGATCCGAATGGCAAGAAAGGTTGATGGAGGATCCGACGGCTATGAATGGGAAAGGATTGACATGACCAAAACAACAAcgaagagaagaagaaggagaaggagaaggagaaggagagggagagggagagggaggaGAGCATCGTGTGTGAGTGTTGCTGTGAATGGATGGGTGAGATTCGTGGGGactatttttcttctcttttgttttcttgggAGTGAGAGAGGGAGAAAGgaaaatgaaaaggaaggaggtGCATCCAGCTAAGATTCAGCTGGTGCTGTGGTTGTGCACTTGAGTTGAGTTGAGTTGAGTGAATCTGTAACTGAGTTGggctgttttaattttattttattaataacacTAATAATATGCTTACTGCTTATATTTTTTTGTACTGCTGTAGTTTAGTGCTGGTCTAGAGTTTAGAAACTACTGTTAGAGTGCGTGACAGTGACAGTGACAGGGATGGTCTTTTAAAAAGTCCAAAAAGGGCGGGGATTGTTGACCCACCGACGATTCTTCCTACCACTCGGATGCTCAGCTCAGTCAGTACTCGGTACTCAAATCGTATCCTCAAGTTTAACGGGTTTCCCAGTCGGTCAGGCCTTGCCCCTCCTATCGTATAGAATTAACACAAGTTTTTATGtttattaaataatatgttaattaatttagttaggtgttattttctattaaatttattgatataatattttaaaataataaaaatcacttagtaattgtataaaaatattatattgtaataaatttaaatttaataaaagaatattAAGAAAGTAAAGTGAATAAATTTCTTAagaaataaaaggactaaatcttaAATATATGAAGAGTACATGTACTTTAAGTATATtttaacttaaataataatattattgggATATTTGGTAATTAGAGTTTTAGCTTTTTTGTTTTAGTTGATTTAGATACAAATAGAGAACCGAGTAGTTAACCTTTTAATTGTAATGTTTAATGAATAAAGATTTGTAAAAGCTTGTTGAGCTAAAACTTTCAACACAAAAATTTAAGGATGGACAACTTTTTCATACCTTAATGAGAATAAGATATATAGAACGACATATTTAATTTACTCAAAAATTACTTAAAAACCCttaatatttatcaatttccACGAGATTAATACTTGCAAATAAAGaacttaaaaatttatttatttaaatttttaaaaatgttcACTAATTAATTGCTATAATAGATTTTTAATTCATTGGCAATAATTTTTATTGCAATAATTTCACCCAATAAAATTAagtattataaacaaataaatatttaacaataaAATGTATCATATATTTATTTGTCATTTTATATATATCGCTTTCAAATATCAGttaaattttaccaaatattttcagttaatcaaattaattaatagaATCAACTGATCAAACCAACCATTACAATCAGTAATCAACTATCAACTAATTAtcaaatattaacataattttttaatttaaccttTGAGGACAACGGTATT
This is a stretch of genomic DNA from Gossypium arboreum isolate Shixiya-1 chromosome 11, ASM2569848v2, whole genome shotgun sequence. It encodes these proteins:
- the LOC108473429 gene encoding formin-like protein 1, translated to MLSSLSLSLSFSFSFSFFFSSLLFWSCQSFPIHSRRILHQPFLPFGSTPPSDPPPPPSPPPFSSTSPPPDSPFFPSFSSSPPPPSPSSLASFPANISSLDIPHAPSPNHSSRTLLILAIVAAVSAFVVSAFLLFFYCRRRKQKRSFVDDNKTLTSNNSSRLYPSNNVHNARKLRTTSATSSELLYLGTLVNSRGGIGDGSNNSPANARFDPRKMDSPELQPLPPLSRQSTGRNFRAGEVESVAEEEEDFYSPRGSLDGRDSPSRNGSGSRRVFATIAVKNIESTSTSCSSSSSSSSGGSHSLSISPPVSSSPVRSDPKSPELEQVQPSSSPGRISADSPRLLNASNGNVRSPSSSSTLTSPEREKSDGRRLRSPSLSPMSIPNPDSHVSDRNNGSPSLSSAATSPNRTLIEKLDASIRNFKDLVRNMGTPSISASAATSSSAKGSPVNDMGRNRTRSPSVRSASASPEKNMVNNPSEFPRMVSDLNPIVRYPSMSSASTSPERALNENENERSPLLSPASSSSDGSFGKSPKKSPLVVAFWDYNRSSSFSSSASSSLRRDSENSPDASPVRVSGDLEKPMLTPPPPPPPPPPPPPPKQRRLWEKPLPSASIVKQISKPPPLVPPSMPFMTHNPLSISQVELPTRSESEAVEAVEEEDSEEASKPKLKPLHWDKVRASSDREMVWDHLRSSSFKLNEEMIETLFVAKTPNPKPKQATPRSVLPSPNQDNRVLDPKKAQNIAILLRALNVTVEEVCEALLEGNAETLGTELLESLLKMAPTKEEERKLKDYKDDSPVKLGPAEKFLKAVLDIPFAFKRVDAMLYIANFESEVEYLKKSFQTLENACEELRTSRMFLKLLEAVLKTGNRMNVGTNRGDAHAFKLDTLLKLVDVKGADGKTTLLHFVVQEIIRTEGARLSDADQTQSSTVNEDARCRKLGLQVVSSLSSELTNVKKAAAMDSEVLNSDVLKLSRGIENISNVLRLNEKMALDESLEKFSESMNKFMKMAEEEIIRIQAHESVALSLVKEITEYFHGNSTKEEAHPFRIFMVVRDFLTVLERVCKEVGMINERTVVSSAHKFPVPVNPMMQPVFPVPVNPMMSQAFAGFQGRPRYGSGSDDETASP